Proteins encoded within one genomic window of Lysinibacillus louembei:
- a CDS encoding BaiN/RdsA family NAD(P)/FAD-dependent oxidoreductase, with the protein MYDIIVIGGGPSGLMAAIAAAEQNKTVLLIEKGGKLGKKLAISGGGRCNVTNRLPAEEIIRHIPGNGRFLYSPFTVYNNEDIIAFFEGLGVALKEEDHGRMFPVSDRAQDVVDALEKQLKKLAVEVRLHTAVQKLLIDEERVFGVRLQDGTEIRANAVIVAVGGKAVPQTGSTGDGYPWAERAGHTVTELYPTEVPVLSKEPFIASRELQGLALRNVAVSVLNAKGKPLVTHQMDMLFTHFGLSGPAILRCSQFIVKERKKNGGAPVQVRIQSLPAYNEEGCFQMLMQTITAEPKKAVKNLWKSLVPERWLLFLLERAGIDSTLTGADLSQEKIRALAHELIAFTMDVHGTQPLEKAFVTGGGVSVKEIEPKTMASKKKHGLYFCGEILDIHGYTGGYNITSALVTGRIAGMSAGGKTAGH; encoded by the coding sequence ATGTATGATATTATCGTCATCGGCGGTGGTCCGTCTGGCTTAATGGCCGCCATCGCAGCGGCAGAGCAAAATAAAACAGTATTATTAATCGAAAAAGGCGGCAAGCTCGGCAAAAAGCTAGCCATTTCTGGTGGTGGTCGTTGCAATGTCACAAATCGCCTACCCGCAGAGGAAATTATTCGTCATATCCCTGGCAATGGTCGCTTTTTATATAGCCCCTTTACCGTTTACAACAACGAGGACATTATCGCCTTTTTCGAAGGCTTAGGTGTAGCATTAAAGGAAGAAGATCACGGGCGCATGTTTCCCGTATCTGACCGTGCACAGGACGTTGTTGACGCACTTGAAAAACAGCTCAAAAAATTAGCTGTTGAAGTCCGTCTTCATACCGCAGTACAAAAATTGCTAATCGATGAGGAACGCGTTTTTGGTGTACGCTTGCAAGATGGTACTGAAATTCGCGCAAATGCCGTTATCGTTGCGGTTGGTGGCAAAGCTGTTCCACAAACGGGTTCCACGGGTGATGGCTACCCATGGGCAGAGCGTGCAGGTCATACTGTCACAGAGCTATATCCAACAGAGGTGCCTGTTTTATCGAAGGAGCCATTCATCGCCTCACGTGAGCTACAGGGACTCGCATTACGCAACGTTGCTGTGTCTGTATTAAATGCAAAAGGTAAGCCGCTTGTGACACATCAGATGGATATGCTCTTCACCCATTTCGGCTTAAGCGGTCCAGCGATTTTACGCTGTAGCCAATTTATCGTCAAAGAACGTAAAAAAAATGGCGGGGCACCAGTACAGGTTCGCATTCAATCGCTGCCTGCCTATAACGAGGAAGGCTGCTTCCAAATGCTCATGCAAACGATAACAGCAGAGCCAAAAAAAGCAGTCAAAAATTTATGGAAATCGCTTGTGCCAGAACGTTGGCTACTATTTTTATTAGAGCGAGCAGGCATTGACAGCACTCTAACAGGTGCAGATCTTTCACAAGAAAAAATTCGTGCACTTGCTCATGAGCTCATTGCCTTCACAATGGACGTACATGGTACACAGCCACTCGAAAAAGCATTCGTCACAGGTGGCGGTGTTTCAGTGAAAGAAATTGAGCCAAAAACGATGGCATCAAAGAAAAAGCACGGACTATATTTCTGCGGCGAAATTTTAGATATCCATGGCTACACAGGTGGCTATAACATTACGTCAGCACTTGTCACAGGACGCATTGCGGGGATGAGCGCAGGCGGCAAAACTGCGGGGCATTGA
- a CDS encoding putative polysaccharide biosynthesis protein — protein sequence MSSLMKGTAILTIGLFLSKLLGLVYLFPFYAIVGEENMALYQYAYIPYTIMLSIAISGLPLAVSKFVAKYNALGDYKTGVRLMKSGTIVMLLTGLASFILLNLLATPLANMVIKDDEQLYSVEQIASVIRWVSYALLVVPLMSLIRGYFQGYGHYMPTSVSQLIEQIARIVVLLGGSFVVVVLFGGLPETAIKFAVFAAFIGALGGLFVLYHYWKKLKPEFRVLQANSIASQQVSYSEIYKEIFTYSIPIIFVGIANPLFQLVDMLTFNGAMIAKGVDAKLTDIYFLMLNLLTHKIVIIPVMLATGLSMALIPTITKYFTLGQLHTLRSTMDKMYQVLLFVTIPAVVGIMILAPSLYHVLYEQSENGATVLMHYAPAAILFAIFSVTASLLQGINYQKWIIFSLLTGIFVKLALNIPLIKWLEVDGAILATMIGYAVTCVINITVIHRTLQYNAKVAMRRILLICILTIVMTLVVSIIYVVLQWIAPADSKMLALVYLLICAAAGAGVYGYLSLRLGLAQKLLGARVKKIADKLGMS from the coding sequence ATGTCATCATTAATGAAGGGAACTGCGATTTTAACAATCGGGTTATTTTTATCAAAGCTTTTAGGTCTTGTGTACTTATTCCCATTTTATGCGATTGTTGGTGAAGAGAATATGGCTCTTTATCAGTATGCATACATACCTTATACGATTATGCTGTCGATTGCCATTTCTGGGCTGCCACTTGCGGTTTCAAAGTTTGTTGCCAAATATAATGCACTCGGCGATTATAAGACGGGCGTACGTTTAATGAAATCAGGCACAATTGTCATGCTATTGACAGGCTTGGCATCATTTATTTTATTAAATTTACTGGCAACACCGCTTGCTAATATGGTCATTAAAGATGATGAGCAGCTGTACAGTGTGGAGCAAATCGCTTCAGTCATCCGTTGGGTGAGCTATGCGTTACTTGTTGTCCCTTTGATGAGCTTAATTCGCGGCTATTTCCAAGGCTACGGTCATTATATGCCAACGTCTGTTTCGCAGTTGATTGAGCAAATTGCGCGTATCGTTGTGTTGCTCGGCGGCTCGTTCGTTGTCGTTGTGCTGTTTGGTGGCTTGCCAGAAACAGCAATTAAATTTGCCGTATTTGCCGCATTTATTGGAGCGCTCGGTGGTTTATTTGTGTTATATCATTATTGGAAAAAGCTTAAACCTGAATTTCGGGTGCTACAAGCTAATTCCATTGCGAGCCAACAAGTATCCTATAGCGAAATTTATAAGGAAATTTTCACCTATTCGATTCCTATTATTTTCGTGGGCATTGCCAATCCACTGTTCCAACTAGTGGATATGCTAACGTTTAATGGTGCAATGATTGCAAAAGGTGTGGATGCGAAGCTAACAGATATTTACTTTTTAATGCTCAATTTATTGACGCATAAAATCGTTATTATCCCTGTCATGCTAGCGACTGGTTTATCAATGGCTTTAATTCCAACGATTACGAAATATTTTACACTTGGTCAGCTACATACATTGCGTAGTACGATGGATAAAATGTATCAAGTGTTATTGTTTGTGACGATTCCAGCTGTTGTCGGCATTATGATTTTAGCGCCATCGTTGTACCATGTTTTATATGAACAAAGCGAAAATGGTGCAACGGTCTTAATGCATTACGCACCAGCAGCAATTTTATTTGCCATCTTTTCTGTGACAGCCTCCTTGCTGCAAGGTATCAACTATCAAAAATGGATTATTTTCAGCTTGCTGACAGGAATTTTTGTGAAGCTTGCTTTGAATATTCCGCTCATTAAATGGTTGGAAGTAGATGGAGCAATTTTAGCGACGATGATTGGCTATGCGGTGACTTGTGTGATTAATATTACTGTTATTCATCGTACGTTGCAATATAATGCCAAAGTGGCGATGCGTCGCATATTATTAATTTGCATTTTAACGATTGTGATGACGCTTGTCGTATCAATTATTTATGTTGTTTTACAATGGATTGCGCCAGCTGATAGCAAAATGTTAGCACTTGTTTATTTATTAATTTGTGCAGCAGCAGGTGCAGGCGTATATGGCTATTTATCGCTACGCCTTGGATTAGCGCAAAAGCTATTAGGTGCTAGAGTTAAAAAAATCGCCGATAAATTAGGCATGAGTTAA
- a CDS encoding pseudouridine synthase, with protein sequence MRLDKLLANMGYGSRKEVKQLLKQKAVTIDGAVAKDAAMQVNPDEQHVTVFGERVHYVEFIYLMMNKPQGVISSTEDNYDKTVIDLLDPLAQHFKPFPVGRLDKDTEGLLLITNDGQLAHNLLSPKKHVPKTYYAKVDGQVTEEDIKAFAAGVTLDDGYETKPGHLVILKSDALSEIELTIQEGKFHQVKRMFEAVGKKVTYLKRLSMGSLLLDENLALGQYREVTAEELELLMNNK encoded by the coding sequence ATGCGTTTAGATAAATTATTAGCAAATATGGGCTACGGTTCCCGTAAAGAAGTAAAACAATTATTGAAGCAAAAAGCTGTGACGATTGATGGTGCTGTGGCGAAGGATGCTGCAATGCAGGTTAATCCAGATGAGCAGCATGTGACAGTTTTCGGTGAGCGCGTGCATTATGTAGAATTTATTTACTTAATGATGAATAAACCACAGGGGGTCATTTCCTCTACGGAGGATAATTATGATAAAACAGTTATTGACTTATTAGACCCACTTGCTCAGCATTTTAAGCCTTTTCCAGTAGGACGTTTAGATAAAGATACGGAAGGTTTACTGTTAATTACCAATGACGGGCAACTTGCACATAATTTATTGTCACCGAAAAAGCATGTACCGAAAACATATTATGCAAAAGTAGACGGACAAGTAACAGAGGAAGATATCAAGGCATTTGCTGCAGGTGTTACATTGGATGATGGTTATGAAACAAAGCCAGGACATTTGGTCATTTTGAAATCTGATGCACTATCAGAAATTGAATTGACAATCCAAGAAGGTAAATTCCATCAAGTGAAGCGTATGTTTGAAGCTGTTGGGAAAAAGGTAACATATTTAAAACGCTTATCAATGGGCTCACTTTTATTAGATGAAAATTTAGCGTTAGGACAATATCGTGAAGTGACAGCAGAGGAATTAGAACTATTAATGAATAATAAATAA
- a CDS encoding GGDEF domain-containing protein, giving the protein MKNLHIKLLLSLIIFAVILVTVVTFTNRKLVQNDIQERTKVNWSLIENQILDNLEATDTVQYHLEQDLSKTVETELRKMAMLYKENSDILSWDLEEMKQQHGMEIFIMDNTNTIVHTTYPPDLGMNFKECCAEFDRVLTQRRLSGEFFTEGIDISTQLNEMWKYSYLATPDHEYLMELGIRAKDVALFSDFNFFDIATKLPKEYDDLLEVKIINRAGNYLSNSEGEHESVKSNDTEFQAAFRRALETSNIIQYERHIGDGIIETYRFLPYDNVQNRSYSTKRVVFLKYSNASELAWLKRNTQQFYFILAVAIFTSIIALIVLNLILMKTIRQAERDPLTGVYNRATYLEQVEKLLKRQQRKKMGVLLFDVDNFKQVNDQYGHIKGDIVLVELAKMLEQLARKEGFVVRFGGDEFAIVIKDATIEKLEQIANKAIEEITLKRQGSDLAWAVLSLSIGGTLQADLQETERDLYSRADEALYMSKHGGKNRYSLKVL; this is encoded by the coding sequence ATGAAAAATTTACATATTAAGCTTCTTTTATCTCTTATCATTTTTGCAGTGATTTTAGTAACTGTTGTAACGTTCACTAATCGTAAGCTTGTACAAAATGATATTCAAGAACGGACAAAAGTCAATTGGTCATTAATTGAAAATCAAATTTTAGATAATTTAGAGGCGACTGATACTGTGCAATATCATTTAGAGCAAGACCTTTCGAAAACTGTAGAAACAGAGCTTCGTAAAATGGCGATGCTGTATAAGGAAAATTCGGATATATTGTCATGGGATTTGGAGGAAATGAAACAGCAACATGGTATGGAAATATTTATTATGGACAATACCAATACAATCGTTCATACAACATACCCACCGGATTTAGGTATGAATTTTAAAGAGTGCTGTGCAGAATTTGATCGTGTCCTTACACAAAGAAGATTGAGTGGGGAATTTTTCACAGAGGGGATAGATATTTCAACACAGCTGAATGAAATGTGGAAATATAGCTATTTAGCAACCCCTGATCATGAATATTTAATGGAGCTAGGCATACGAGCAAAGGATGTTGCTTTGTTCAGTGATTTCAATTTTTTTGATATTGCGACTAAATTACCAAAAGAATATGATGATTTATTAGAAGTGAAAATCATTAACCGTGCAGGCAATTATTTAAGCAATTCAGAGGGGGAACATGAATCTGTCAAAAGCAATGATACAGAGTTTCAGGCAGCTTTCCGACGCGCACTTGAAACATCAAATATTATACAGTATGAGAGGCATATAGGGGATGGAATTATCGAAACCTACCGCTTTTTACCTTATGATAATGTGCAAAATAGAAGCTACTCTACGAAGCGAGTAGTTTTTCTAAAATATAGCAACGCATCAGAGCTAGCATGGCTGAAAAGAAATACACAGCAGTTTTATTTCATTTTAGCGGTCGCTATTTTTACATCGATTATCGCGCTCATTGTATTAAATTTAATTTTAATGAAAACAATTCGACAGGCAGAACGTGATCCATTAACAGGTGTATACAATCGCGCAACTTATTTAGAGCAAGTGGAAAAGTTATTAAAACGACAACAGCGCAAAAAAATGGGCGTATTGTTATTTGATGTAGATAATTTTAAACAAGTAAATGACCAATATGGCCATATAAAGGGGGATATTGTTTTAGTAGAGCTTGCTAAAATGCTTGAGCAACTTGCTCGAAAGGAAGGCTTTGTCGTTCGATTTGGCGGAGATGAATTTGCTATCGTTATTAAAGATGCAACCATTGAAAAGTTAGAGCAAATCGCCAATAAAGCGATTGAGGAAATTACTCTAAAAAGGCAAGGAAGCGACTTAGCGTGGGCAGTGCTGTCATTAAGTATTGGTGGTACGTTGCAAGCCGATTTGCAAGAAACAGAACGAGACCTATATTCAAGAGCAGATGAGGCATTGTATATGTCAAAGCATGGTGGTAAAAATCGCTATTCGTTAAAAGTATTATAA
- a CDS encoding DeoR family transcriptional regulator — translation MKPTTDRMLNRIKDVYMFILTKGEVSTQDLVEEFNITPRTIQRDLNVLAFNDLVMSPSRGKWTTTKKKVKLTS, via the coding sequence ATGAAACCAACTACTGATAGAATGCTTAATCGTATTAAAGACGTGTACATGTTTATTCTTACAAAAGGAGAAGTGTCTACACAGGATTTAGTCGAAGAGTTCAACATCACTCCTCGCACCATTCAAAGAGATTTGAATGTGTTAGCCTTCAACGACTTGGTTATGAGCCCAAGTCGAGGTAAATGGACAACGACGAAGAAAAAAGTAAAACTGACATCCTAG
- the pepV gene encoding dipeptidase PepV codes for MNWLQIAQNRQDELLTELQQLIQIESVLDENNATADKPFGQGPLDALRFMLTKGEHAGMQVKNIDNMAGHIEMGEGQELLGLLCHVDVVPVGDGWTYPPFEGRIVDGKLFGRGAIDDKGPTMAAWLAMKMVKDSGIQLNKRVRMIIGTDEESGFRCVTRYFEKEEMPTIGFAPDADFPLINAEKGIAHLIFSQKNKATEKDTLISFNAGKRTNMVPDFAEAKLVTISADGATKFQAFLQENGAEGALTKEQDHYIIAVKGKSAHAMEPEKGINAAVLLAQFLTTELASSGLEFVQFIADVFGADHFGTALALNYRDEMSGETTLNPGILRFDDNGGTIEVSMRYAVTYSFEEKITAAQQVLAQTDFILDIASNSAPHYVPEEDELVQTLVGVYQKYTNDFSKVLSTGGGTYARVLNKGVAFGMLFPGEADVAHQKDEFVDVENLIKAAAIYAEAIAKLASK; via the coding sequence ATGAATTGGTTACAAATTGCGCAAAATCGTCAGGATGAATTGCTGACAGAATTACAGCAGCTTATTCAAATTGAAAGCGTGCTAGATGAAAACAATGCAACGGCAGACAAGCCGTTCGGGCAAGGTCCACTTGATGCCCTCCGCTTTATGCTAACTAAAGGTGAGCATGCAGGAATGCAAGTGAAAAATATTGATAATATGGCTGGCCATATCGAGATGGGGGAAGGTCAGGAGTTACTCGGACTTTTATGTCATGTAGATGTAGTACCTGTTGGTGATGGTTGGACATATCCACCGTTTGAAGGACGCATTGTGGATGGCAAATTGTTTGGTCGTGGTGCGATTGACGATAAAGGACCGACAATGGCTGCATGGCTTGCGATGAAAATGGTGAAGGATAGCGGCATTCAGCTTAATAAACGAGTTCGTATGATTATCGGAACGGATGAGGAAAGTGGCTTCCGCTGTGTGACACGCTATTTTGAAAAAGAGGAAATGCCAACAATTGGCTTTGCACCAGATGCAGATTTCCCTCTAATTAATGCGGAAAAAGGTATCGCACATCTTATTTTTTCACAAAAAAATAAGGCAACTGAAAAAGATACACTCATCTCATTTAACGCAGGAAAACGAACGAATATGGTACCGGATTTTGCTGAGGCGAAATTAGTGACTATTTCCGCAGATGGAGCTACAAAATTCCAAGCATTTTTACAGGAAAATGGGGCGGAAGGTGCTTTAACAAAAGAACAAGACCACTATATAATAGCTGTTAAAGGAAAATCAGCACATGCAATGGAGCCTGAAAAAGGTATCAATGCAGCGGTATTACTAGCGCAATTTTTAACGACAGAGCTAGCAAGTAGCGGCTTAGAATTTGTACAGTTTATTGCAGATGTCTTTGGAGCGGATCATTTTGGTACAGCATTGGCGCTGAACTATCGTGATGAGATGTCTGGAGAAACAACATTGAATCCAGGCATCCTTCGATTTGATGACAATGGTGGCACAATTGAAGTGAGCATGCGCTATGCTGTTACCTATTCATTCGAAGAGAAAATAACGGCTGCGCAGCAAGTGTTAGCGCAAACAGATTTCATATTAGATATCGCAAGTAATTCAGCGCCGCATTATGTACCTGAAGAGGATGAGCTTGTTCAAACATTAGTAGGTGTTTACCAAAAGTATACAAATGATTTTTCGAAAGTGCTATCAACAGGCGGTGGCACATATGCTCGCGTATTAAATAAAGGGGTAGCATTTGGTATGTTATTCCCAGGTGAAGCAGATGTGGCACATCAAAAAGATGAGTTTGTTGACGTGGAAAATTTAATTAAGGCAGCAGCTATTTATGCAGAGGCAATTGCTAAGCTAGCAAGTAAATAA
- the dat gene encoding D-amino-acid transaminase: MGYSLLNDRIIGDEQVVVNKEDRGYQFGDGVYEVIKVYNGQFFMAEEHIDRFYLSAEKIRLTIPYTKHKLHQLLHELVEANEIHTGHVYCQITRGATARNHIFPSADVTPVLTGTAVEAARPVANLENGVKATFVEDIRWLRCDIKSLNLLGAILAKQEAFEKGYYEAILHRGETITEGSSTNVFGVKDGVLYTHPANNLILKGITREAILTCAAEIGLPVKEQPITKEQLLAMDEVIVASTTSEVTPVIEIDGKQINGAQVGEWTRKLQAQFETKIPAAITI, translated from the coding sequence ATGGGGTATAGTTTATTAAATGATCGCATTATTGGAGATGAGCAAGTTGTTGTTAATAAAGAGGATCGTGGTTATCAGTTTGGTGACGGCGTTTATGAAGTAATCAAAGTGTATAATGGACAATTTTTTATGGCTGAGGAGCATATCGATCGCTTCTATTTAAGCGCAGAAAAAATTCGTTTAACAATTCCATATACGAAGCATAAATTACATCAATTATTGCATGAGCTTGTAGAGGCAAATGAAATTCATACAGGACATGTATATTGCCAAATTACGCGTGGTGCAACAGCGCGCAATCATATTTTCCCAAGTGCAGATGTAACGCCTGTTTTAACAGGAACAGCAGTAGAAGCAGCAAGGCCTGTTGCCAATTTAGAAAATGGGGTAAAGGCAACGTTTGTTGAAGATATTCGTTGGCTGCGCTGTGACATCAAATCATTAAACTTATTAGGCGCGATATTAGCAAAGCAAGAAGCATTTGAAAAAGGCTACTATGAAGCAATTTTACATCGTGGTGAAACAATTACAGAAGGCTCATCAACGAATGTTTTCGGTGTGAAGGATGGCGTTTTATATACACATCCAGCAAATAACCTCATTTTAAAAGGTATTACACGTGAAGCAATTTTAACATGTGCGGCGGAAATCGGTCTGCCAGTAAAGGAGCAGCCAATAACGAAAGAACAATTGCTTGCAATGGACGAAGTCATTGTTGCATCAACGACATCAGAAGTTACACCAGTAATTGAAATTGATGGCAAGCAAATTAACGGCGCTCAAGTAGGTGAATGGACACGCAAATTGCAAGCACAATTTGAAACGAAAATTCCAGCAGCGATTACAATTTAA
- a CDS encoding NERD domain-containing protein, with the protein MAQLIKIQDYISRYEIDFTRYPTQFVRLKKVQWERIKHQWETGGELNQQWEHVDTTDDIVEVAKPRFSFLKKIFPSKKQEVEVLVEDEAEEDEEILDEETTLFFEPNIVYNPQSLEELKRMFMDQFFHFQMKWASSTLREKSYVDPKYMRDTLLRTLLQDLPDNYLLLYYPILRVKKAPIELEVIIITPVECICITVVEEESQAVYVGSSERFWLKKVGKQDKKTLNPFIRLNRMETLVKQLFEQAEVEMPVRKVLLSRNGYFDYPGSVYGVQFVDKRNYAEWLQQMKRTVSPMKHMQIRAAQSILAIGQTTSFHRDIWSEQKKDDE; encoded by the coding sequence ATGGCACAATTAATAAAAATACAGGACTATATATCTCGCTATGAGATTGACTTCACACGCTATCCTACACAATTTGTCCGATTGAAGAAGGTGCAGTGGGAGCGCATTAAGCATCAATGGGAAACGGGCGGTGAACTGAACCAGCAATGGGAGCATGTTGATACAACGGATGATATCGTTGAAGTAGCAAAGCCGAGGTTTTCCTTCTTGAAAAAAATATTTCCATCAAAAAAGCAAGAAGTAGAAGTGCTTGTGGAAGATGAGGCAGAGGAAGATGAAGAAATTCTCGATGAGGAAACGACGCTATTTTTCGAGCCCAATATCGTGTATAATCCGCAAAGCTTAGAGGAGCTCAAGCGCATGTTTATGGATCAATTTTTCCATTTTCAAATGAAATGGGCGAGCTCTACACTGCGTGAAAAATCATATGTCGATCCAAAATATATGCGTGACACATTGCTACGTACACTATTGCAGGACTTACCTGATAATTACTTGCTGCTTTATTACCCGATTTTGCGAGTGAAAAAGGCACCAATTGAATTAGAGGTCATTATCATTACACCTGTTGAATGTATTTGCATTACAGTGGTGGAGGAAGAAAGTCAAGCTGTTTATGTTGGGAGCAGTGAACGTTTTTGGTTAAAAAAAGTAGGGAAACAAGATAAAAAGACGCTGAATCCATTTATTCGTTTGAACCGAATGGAAACATTAGTGAAGCAGCTATTTGAACAGGCAGAGGTTGAAATGCCGGTTCGCAAAGTACTGCTATCGCGCAATGGCTATTTTGATTATCCAGGCTCTGTTTATGGCGTGCAATTTGTTGATAAGCGCAACTACGCAGAATGGCTTCAACAAATGAAACGCACTGTTTCGCCAATGAAGCATATGCAAATTCGAGCAGCTCAATCCATTTTAGCAATTGGTCAAACGACATCGTTCCATCGAGATATATGGAGCGAGCAGAAAAAGGATGACGAATGA
- a CDS encoding diacylglycerol/lipid kinase family protein, whose product MQLHIILNEHAGSGRGMKRWKSWQSLLEIPYILHITEYRGHGFQIAKQIAQEAEEQSRPACIVIIGGDGTIHEVINGVLANEWVTIGVMAGGSGNDYARTYDTFHSVEELLQFIQQPTRKQQDCGMVTLQGQHAFMNNCGIGFDAAVAKAANDSALKRVLGKLGLGKLSYIYYLIKQLFVFKPFELTVMKNGEQHVFHDVWFATVCNQPYFGGGMKLSPSSKTDDQMLEVIVVHNLSAIKLLFLFMTIFPGMHVHLKEVTQLTGQKFQLTHNAELLCHADGEILAKSKEGLTFYVNPLSWYATKK is encoded by the coding sequence ATGCAGCTGCATATTATTTTGAATGAACATGCAGGCAGCGGCAGGGGGATGAAACGCTGGAAAAGCTGGCAGTCCCTATTAGAAATTCCTTATATACTACACATAACAGAGTATAGAGGTCATGGGTTTCAAATTGCTAAGCAGATTGCGCAGGAGGCAGAGGAACAGAGTCGACCAGCATGTATCGTGATCATTGGAGGAGATGGAACGATACATGAAGTAATAAACGGTGTGCTTGCGAACGAATGGGTAACAATCGGTGTGATGGCTGGCGGCTCAGGCAATGATTATGCACGTACATATGATACATTTCATTCGGTAGAAGAGCTGCTTCAATTTATACAGCAACCTACGAGAAAGCAGCAAGACTGTGGTATGGTCACATTGCAAGGACAGCATGCTTTTATGAATAACTGTGGCATCGGCTTTGATGCAGCTGTCGCCAAGGCTGCCAATGATTCTGCATTGAAAAGAGTTTTAGGTAAATTAGGACTTGGCAAACTAAGCTACATTTACTATTTAATTAAACAATTGTTTGTTTTTAAACCATTTGAGTTAACGGTGATGAAGAATGGAGAGCAGCATGTTTTTCATGATGTTTGGTTTGCAACAGTGTGCAACCAGCCATATTTCGGCGGTGGTATGAAGCTCTCACCATCCTCTAAAACGGATGATCAAATGCTTGAAGTGATTGTTGTACATAATCTATCGGCAATAAAATTACTATTTTTGTTTATGACGATATTTCCTGGTATGCATGTTCATTTAAAAGAAGTAACACAGCTAACAGGACAAAAATTTCAATTGACACATAATGCAGAGCTGCTTTGCCATGCAGATGGAGAAATATTGGCAAAGTCAAAGGAAGGGCTAACATTTTATGTGAATCCTTTAAGCTGGTATGCGACAAAAAAATAG
- the trmB gene encoding tRNA (guanosine(46)-N7)-methyltransferase TrmB — MRLRNKPWAEEFINEHPDVILPNPEQCKGNWATVFGNDHPIHIEVGTGKGQFVLGMALQNPDINYIGIELYDSVIVSALERIVEANKPANLRLLKVNGAKLQEYFAKGDVSRVYLNFSDPWPKARHAKRRLTHEGFLSIYESVLMDQGEIHFKTDNRGLFEYSLVSMNAYGMALNYVSLDLHANMPKDNVMTEYEEKFSAKGQPIYRLECQFK, encoded by the coding sequence GTGAGATTAAGAAATAAACCATGGGCAGAGGAATTTATTAATGAGCATCCAGATGTGATTCTGCCAAACCCTGAGCAATGTAAAGGAAATTGGGCAACTGTATTTGGGAATGATCATCCTATCCATATTGAGGTTGGCACAGGAAAAGGTCAGTTCGTTTTAGGAATGGCATTACAAAATCCTGATATTAATTATATTGGTATTGAGCTATATGATAGCGTAATTGTCAGTGCGCTAGAGCGTATTGTAGAAGCTAATAAGCCAGCTAATTTGCGCCTTTTAAAAGTAAATGGAGCAAAATTACAAGAATATTTCGCAAAGGGCGATGTCAGTCGCGTTTATTTGAACTTCTCTGATCCATGGCCAAAAGCGCGCCATGCGAAGCGCCGTTTAACACATGAAGGGTTTTTATCTATCTATGAAAGCGTGTTAATGGATCAAGGCGAAATTCATTTTAAAACGGATAATCGAGGTTTATTTGAATACTCTTTAGTGAGCATGAACGCCTATGGAATGGCATTAAACTATGTATCTCTTGACTTACATGCTAATATGCCAAAGGATAATGTGATGACAGAGTATGAGGAGAAATTTTCAGCAAAAGGGCAGCCGATTTATCGCTTAGAGTGCCAATTTAAGTAA